The following nucleotide sequence is from Nautilia sp. PV-1.
CAAGCTCTTTTTCTTTGGAATAGACAATCTGGGCGGTCTTTTTCTGAAAAGTCTCTTTTAAAAGCGTTATTTCATTTTGTAGAGTGTTTATTTTCATAATAGGCGAATGAATATTAAAACCGTTTTTCAGTTCATTCAGTTCTTTTTCTTTTCTTTGAATGACGGAAAGATAAAAATGGTTAAATTTTTTTAACAGAAATTCACATTCTTCCAATTTAATTTCAAGTTTCCTTAAAGGCGAATTAACGCTTAAAAGCTCTTTTAAATGCAAAAGCTCTTTTTCTTTTTTTTGCAGCAGATGCGAGATTTTATAAATAAACGTATTTTTCATCTCATCAAGCATCAGCAAAATTTCATTCTTATCCGGAAGGGCGATTTCCATGGCGTTTGAAGGCGTTGCGGCTCTTTTGTCCGCTACAAAATCACTTATCAAATAATCTATTTCATGCCCTACGGCCGAAATTACAGGCGTTTTAGCCTCAAAAATCGCATCGGCTACCGCTCTTTCGTTAAATGCCCACAAATCTTCTTTACTGCCCCCACCCCTTCCGACTATTATCAAATCAAAACCTTCACCGTCTTCAAAAAGATACTCATCCGCAAGTTTTATTTTATAAGCTATATCTTCCGCCGCACCGTCTCCCTGAACCAAAGCGTTAAAAAGATAAAATTCGCTCAGCAGCCATCTTTTCTGGGCGATTCTTAACATATCCTGCAGCGCCGCTCCCGTAGCGGATGTAACAATGGCAATTCTTTTAGGAAATCTCGGAATCGGCTTTTTTTTGTCTTCGTCAAAATATCCGAGGCGGCTCAGCTCTTCTTTTAACTGTTCAAAAGCTTTTTGCAGTGCGCCTATTCCGCTCGGTTCAATACTCTGTGCTATGATTTTATACTCGCCTCTTGGCACATAAACACTTAAAGCTCCGTAAACATATACTTTTTCGCCTTCTGTAAGTTTAAATTTCATACGCGCAAGATTACTTCTCCACATTGCACAGTTTATTGATGAATTTTCATCTTTAAGGGTAAAATAAAGATGTCCCGAAGAGTGATACACAACCTTACTGACCTCTCCTTCCACCAATACTATTTCGAAATGCGACTCAACAATGCTTTTAATCTGATTATTAAGTTCTGTTACGCTGATTGCTCTCAATTTTTACCTTAATCTACTATTTTTCTCGGGATTCTCGGAGATATTTTTACAAGTATGTCATACGTGATGGTATCAAAATTTTTTACGAATTCCTTTACGTCGTCAAAAACAACCACTTCTTTTTCAAAATCACCTTCCACAATCATAGAATCCATTGATATTTTACCAAGCGCGTTTGTATTTTTTAATCTGCATCCGTTTTTAAAATACGGCAGCCCGTCTCCGTAACCCATATCTACAGTCGTAACGCTTATATCTTTTTGAGACATAAATTTTTTATTATAGCCGCATCCCTGTCTGTTTTTTAAAATTCTGTTCGATATCACACCGGCAACAGCTTCCATAACCGGTTTATACCCTTCTATTCCTCCGTAAAGCGCAATACCCGGTCTTACATAATCAAAAGTATCGGGAAGTTTATCTAATGCATATGAATTTGATATATGAAAATACGGTACACTAAAAGAGTTTTGCCTGCAAAAAGCCTCTGTTTGAGATTTTATCTCTTTAAATCTTTCATACTGTATAAAAACATCGTTTCCTGTCTCGTCTGCACAGCAAAAATGCGTAAAGACACCTCTTAGTTCAAAATTTTTTTCTTTAATTATTTCAAGCGCGGTTTTTAATTCGCTCATGAGAATTCCGTTACGGTGCATTCCCGTATCTATTTTCAGATGAATATACGGATGTCTGTTTTTTTTGAGCTGTTTTAATGAATTTATACAATATGAAATATTTTTTGCATTTCTTCCCGTTTTGGGGAAAAATACGATTATTTCCTCAAAAAAAGGTTTTACCATTTCAGCCTCATCCGTGTTTTTTACACAAACTTTTTTAATACCCCATTCGCTGAGCATTTTTGAAAAACTTATAATACCGTGCCCGTATGCGTTGTCTTTAATAACGGCAAGAATATTGGGATTTATTTGAGAGATTTTGTTTAAATTGTAAAAAAGGTTTTGTTTATGTAGTAAAATTTTAGCCAACTGAAGCCTTTAATATTGGGGACAATCCCCAAAAGGGAATTATTTGCTTTTTAGAGGTTTGATTGCTTCGAAAGGATTTTCTACAACTTTGTGTCTGTCAACTACGTAAGGTATTAATGCAACCTGTCTAGCTCTTTTAATAGCTTTTGTAACCATATCCTGGTGTTTTTTACAAGTACCAGTAAGTCTTCTTGGCATAATTTTATATCTTTCTGATAAAGAATATTTAATTAAATCAAGATCTTTGTATCCGATGAAATCAACTTTCATTTCACAGTATTTACATCTTTTTTTTCCGTATTTTTTCTTTGGATCTGCTGCCATTATTTATCCTTTAAAATGGTATTTCTTCGTCATCTATATCGATTGACGGAATATTATTGTTTTGATTTTGTTTCTGCTGCATCTGAGGCTGCTGCGGAGCCGGCTGCTGATAAGCATTTTGCTGATTATAGTTATTAGTCTGATAACCGCCGGTTTCGTCACCGCTTGATTTGTTCTCCATAAACTGCACTTTTTCGGCAACTATAGAATGTTTGCTGCGTTTTTGCCCAGTCTGGTCAACCCACTGGTCTAAAACCAGTCTGCCCTCAATAAGAACGCGTCTGCCTTTTCTGAGATACTGATTGGCAATTTCCGCGCTTCTTCCAAATACCGTAATGTCAATAAACATTACTTCCTGTTTGTTTTCACCTGTAACATTGTCTTTGTATGTTCTGTTAGTAGCTAAGCCGAATTTGGCAATAGCGGTTCCCGTAGGAGTATATTTAAGTTCAACATCGCGTGTTAAATTTCCTACGAGAATAACTTTATTATACATTTTTTACCATCTCTTCCCAGCGTTTAATTTCTTTTTTGTTTTCATATTTAACAGTCATGAATCTTAATAAATCTTCGTTATATCTCATCTGTCTTTCAAGCTCAAGAACTGCGCTTGCAGGTGCCTTATAATAAACTATACTGTAATCACCTCTTTCGAATTTATTAATCGGATATGCTAGTTCTCTTACACCGATTTTATCTAATGCTGCTACTTCTCCACCGTTTTCTTTGATGGCGTTTTGAATGTTTTCGATGTTTTTAGCCTTTTCTTCGTCTGTAAGTGTAGGCTTAAGAATGAACATCGTTTCGTAATGTCTTAAACTCATTAATTCTCCTTATGGCTTTTTAGCCCCTGCTTTTTGGAGCAAGGAGGCGTTTTTAAATTTTGAGGCGTAATTATACTATATTTTTCACTAAAAGTAAAATTTTAGTAAAAGTGGGTAGTATGTAGTAAGTAGTAAGTAGTTAAATGTTTTTATTTAATATTTTTAACATTTTTATATTTATAAGCTAATTTAACTCTTTTACCCATTCAAAACCGTTTTTTTTATCTATATATTTAACATCAATTCCAATATATATCTGTGTTATAAGCTCTGCACATGAGCTTATGGAATATACCAAAAACCTTTTTTTATCTTTTTTACTACCTCTCTCAAAACCTTCTGCAATATTACTCGGAATTGAAAGGGCGATTCTTGTGATTTGGTCTTTAAAGCCAAAATCCCGGCATTGCGAAAAATATTTATATATACCCGCAGCCAATCTACAGCTTCTTTTTCAAACTTCCAATGTTTCATATTTCATAAAATCACTTTTCTGTTTATTTTATTACTACCCACTACCCACTACTCACTACCAACTTATTTTATATATTCATCTATTTTATCCCTTAACACCCTTTTTAAAACTTTACCCGTTGCGTTTTTAGGAAGTTCTTCCACAAAATAGATGTGTTTAGGCACTTTATAATTTGCAAGCTGTGATTTTAAAAATTTCTTAAGTTCGCTTTCTTTTATTTCAGCGTCTTCTTCAAGTTCAATAAACGCCACCGGAATTTCGCCGCTTTGTTCATCTTTCATTCCAACAACCGCACACTCTTTTACTCCGTTAAATTTAAGACAGATTTCTTCTATTTCCCTTGGATAAATATTTACCCCTTTGCTGATAATAAGGTCTTTTTTTCTGTCAAGAATATATAAGTATCCGTCTTCGTCAAGTTTTCCTATATCACCCGTTAGCAGCCATCCGTTTATAATAGTCTCTTCAGTAGCGTCTTCCCTTTTATAATATCCCTGCATTACATTGTCACCTTTGACAATAATCTCTCCGGCTTCTCCTACAGGCACTTCCATCAAATCGTCATTTACTATTTTAACTTTTACACCGGGTATTGCAGGACCTACCGAATAAGGTTTTTGAAGTTCAGGTCTGTTTACTGCGACAACCGGAGATGTTTCACTTAGCCCGTACCCTTCAAGAAGTTTTCCTTTTTTAAATTTTTTTGAAAATCTTTCAAGTACCTCCCCAGGCAGCGCCGCAGCACCGGAAATATAAAATCTTACTTTATTAAACCAGTGAAAATAAAAAGGAAGTTTCGCACGGCTGAGAGCTGAATAAACATCAGGCACACCAGTAAAAATAGTAACTTTTTTAAGGAGTGTCTGTTTGATGATATTGCTAAAAGGCATTATCGACTTTATAATCACTACCGGAGCTCCGTAAAACATAGGCAGCATAATATTAACAGTCAGAGTAAAAGAGTGAAACATAGGAAGATATGCAATGAATCTGTCTTTATGATTCAGCTTTATAAGCTCGTTGACTCCGTATATGTTTGAAAAAATATTTTTATAGCTAAGCATTGCCCCTTTAGGCTTTCCGGTTGTTCCCGATGTATAAATAATAAAAGCCAAATCGTCTATTTTAGGAAGCTCTGCTACTTCGTGAGATTCAAAATTTGAAAGAATTTCACTAAAAGAAATATTTTCGCTGTCTACGTTTTTAACATCCCCTTCCCATATTATTTTTTTAATATTTGTTTTATTTCTTATGTTCTTTAAATTATTTTCAAATTTGGCACTTGCAACCATCAGTTGAGCTTCAACATCGTTTACAATATATGCTATTTCATCTTCTTTTAAGAAAGTATTTATCGGTACAGGTACCGCGCCTATTTTTTGTATTCCCAAAAGAGCAACAATATATTCAATAGAATTTCCTACAAGAACAGGAACCTTGTCATATTTTTTAACGTCTAAAAATTCCAGTGTTCTTGCGAAAGTATCAACTTTCTTTTTTACCCTGCCCCAGCTGATTTTTCTGTCATCAATAAAATACGCCGTTTTCTTTGGAAATTTTTTTGCATTTTTTTCCAACACTTCGTAAAAATTATTAAATTCGTAATTAAACATACCATTCCTTTAATATATACTATCT
It contains:
- the rpsR gene encoding 30S ribosomal protein S18; this translates as MAADPKKKYGKKRCKYCEMKVDFIGYKDLDLIKYSLSERYKIMPRRLTGTCKKHQDMVTKAIKRARQVALIPYVVDRHKVVENPFEAIKPLKSK
- a CDS encoding alanine racemase — encoded protein: MAKILLHKQNLFYNLNKISQINPNILAVIKDNAYGHGIISFSKMLSEWGIKKVCVKNTDEAEMVKPFFEEIIVFFPKTGRNAKNISYCINSLKQLKKNRHPYIHLKIDTGMHRNGILMSELKTALEIIKEKNFELRGVFTHFCCADETGNDVFIQYERFKEIKSQTEAFCRQNSFSVPYFHISNSYALDKLPDTFDYVRPGIALYGGIEGYKPVMEAVAGVISNRILKNRQGCGYNKKFMSQKDISVTTVDMGYGDGLPYFKNGCRLKNTNALGKISMDSMIVEGDFEKEVVVFDDVKEFVKNFDTITYDILVKISPRIPRKIVD
- the ssb gene encoding single-stranded DNA-binding protein, whose protein sequence is MYNKVILVGNLTRDVELKYTPTGTAIAKFGLATNRTYKDNVTGENKQEVMFIDITVFGRSAEIANQYLRKGRRVLIEGRLVLDQWVDQTGQKRSKHSIVAEKVQFMENKSSGDETGGYQTNNYNQQNAYQQPAPQQPQMQQKQNQNNNIPSIDIDDEEIPF
- the rpsF gene encoding 30S ribosomal protein S6, whose amino-acid sequence is MSLRHYETMFILKPTLTDEEKAKNIENIQNAIKENGGEVAALDKIGVRELAYPINKFERGDYSIVYYKAPASAVLELERQMRYNEDLLRFMTVKYENKKEIKRWEEMVKNV
- the xseA gene encoding exodeoxyribonuclease VII large subunit, with product MRAISVTELNNQIKSIVESHFEIVLVEGEVSKVVYHSSGHLYFTLKDENSSINCAMWRSNLARMKFKLTEGEKVYVYGALSVYVPRGEYKIIAQSIEPSGIGALQKAFEQLKEELSRLGYFDEDKKKPIPRFPKRIAIVTSATGAALQDMLRIAQKRWLLSEFYLFNALVQGDGAAEDIAYKIKLADEYLFEDGEGFDLIIVGRGGGSKEDLWAFNERAVADAIFEAKTPVISAVGHEIDYLISDFVADKRAATPSNAMEIALPDKNEILLMLDEMKNTFIYKISHLLQKKEKELLHLKELLSVNSPLRKLEIKLEECEFLLKKFNHFYLSVIQRKEKELNELKNGFNIHSPIMKINTLQNEITLLKETFQKKTAQIVYSKEKELENLKSAYDTLNPKKREKKGFAEVTVNGKRADLKNINAGDIFEVSNSEILIKSKALERIEN
- a CDS encoding fatty acid--CoA ligase, yielding MFNYEFNNFYEVLEKNAKKFPKKTAYFIDDRKISWGRVKKKVDTFARTLEFLDVKKYDKVPVLVGNSIEYIVALLGIQKIGAVPVPINTFLKEDEIAYIVNDVEAQLMVASAKFENNLKNIRNKTNIKKIIWEGDVKNVDSENISFSEILSNFESHEVAELPKIDDLAFIIYTSGTTGKPKGAMLSYKNIFSNIYGVNELIKLNHKDRFIAYLPMFHSFTLTVNIMLPMFYGAPVVIIKSIMPFSNIIKQTLLKKVTIFTGVPDVYSALSRAKLPFYFHWFNKVRFYISGAAALPGEVLERFSKKFKKGKLLEGYGLSETSPVVAVNRPELQKPYSVGPAIPGVKVKIVNDDLMEVPVGEAGEIIVKGDNVMQGYYKREDATEETIINGWLLTGDIGKLDEDGYLYILDRKKDLIISKGVNIYPREIEEICLKFNGVKECAVVGMKDEQSGEIPVAFIELEEDAEIKESELKKFLKSQLANYKVPKHIYFVEELPKNATGKVLKRVLRDKIDEYIK